The nucleotide sequence ATGGCCTCACCAAGAATAAGGATGCTCCTGTCTTCCCTATCAAAGCCCAGGTGTTGTTGTTCTACCAACCATCAGATGACCCTGAACTGAAGTCTGTACTGCATGTGTTGTTGCTGCCTCGGAACGTTGTCCTAATGAAGGTGACAACTGTAATGCCATAACAGACATTTTACTTATTGTCCTATCGGTGATTTGAAATTAATTCTGAATCCTAGTTATTGTTATTGTGAAGATATTTTTCTCTCAACAAGATATATCTACTACTCTACTCTAGGTGCAAGAGGAGAGGGCGGGAGGAACGCATGATAGAAACCTTCATTGAAACAACCTCTGACTGTGAACTGACCCCTGATCAGATTTACAGCCTCTCCACTGATGGGTATCATAAGGTGATACCTAAGTAGTGATGGTTAAtagttcaacatccactgaatagcaggaaaAAGACTTGATTCAATCAGAATCTGCATTAACACCTGATAACCGACAACTGCATTGCAgcttcattgtttttatttaggCGATGTCAGAGGTGTAAAACCATTAGATGCACTGAGTAGTTTTAGTTAataatcccatgcagccttgttacaAGTTGGAACAGTGGAACGTGTTGTAATCTACACCTGATCAGGCTGATACAGGTGTGTTTTGTGACAAGAGCAGCCGCTCAGTGATTTGAACtccaatgcagttccacctccgacgtATCACCTAAATAAAACCAATGATCTGCAGGTGTCGGTGAGCTTGGGGTCAGTGCTGGAACTGATTGAACCAAACACTTCAGGGAAGTTAAGTTGTTCAACGCCAAATGTTGTATAATTCCATAAACTGACACTGTCTTGTTTGTCCATTTTTTGATCCAGACCAAAAAGTTTGATAATTGTAAAGACTACGAAAACTACACCACAAATTTGCGGTATTCTTACCTGCCAAAGTTAAAAAAGCTGAACTGAcattgaagaagaagaagaatatagCCTGGTCCACATTAGACCTACTGTCCAGTCTATTTGTGAGTCGTGAATATCCATGGAAGGGTTTCTACAGATATCAAGGTAACAGTTCACATAAAACCACTCCACGTTTGTAAAGCACTAATCAGTGTAATGGAAAAAACTTCTTAACTCCCAAGGAGAGATAGGCCTACCAACTGGGAAGAGTATTGCATTGAATAATGACTGAGATTGTGATGCTTGATATGAGGCCTCGCAaacgacgtaatagtaacagagtctacCAGTATATAACAATATCATGATTCTCCTGGGATATACtccaaaggtaaatccaaaacaggaacacTGTAAATCCGTCTCGTCAGATAGAGAGGAAACGACGTGGGAGACCACCGCGCATTCCCACCCAGGAATTTCCGTGTCTCAAGGATTATCGACGCTTCTCCTGGGAATATGGCCAGACTGGCCGTAGCTGATCATGAGTAACACCTGCTCCACACGGCAGGCATCGAAGAAGGCCAATATAAGACACCGACCAGCGACCAAAACCTTATAGAACCAGCAACATCAAACCAAAGAAATCCCGAAAGAcagagaaggaacagagagaaTTAACGTATGTGGGTTAGATAAGTCCATTTGGTGTCCTAAATTGGTACAATTGTGCCGAAATTAACATGTTTTTTTGGGAGGACTGAAAAAAGGATTTTGGAAGTTGcgagcagatttttttttaaaaaactgTTCATATAGAGACTATTAATATTAAAAACATTATATTGACAACCTCAGACGGGAAAATTAAAACACAGCAGAGAAATGTTGAAGGGGAGGATTTTCTGTGATATACACTTCACATTCTTCATCTATGATGTAAACGACAAAGTATAACACGTATTAATGCTAtttgtctttatttaatatcCATGAAGCAGCACTTTATAAGCAGTTATTCTTACTCATTAGACGCACGTATAATAAAGTAATAGTAAATCGATTTATAAATATTACGTTGGGAGAGCTCTGTGTTTAAGGTTTGGGCTGTGCCATATCATAGTTGATGAAGTCATTTGAAACTGACTACTNNNNNNNNNNNNNNNNNNNNNNNNNTTTGGTCTTTGTCTCAGAAGTTGTCATTACTTCAGCTGGTAGCTCAGGACAGCTCAGCTCACAGGTAAGAGGACGGTTAGAGAAGTGTAGGACacttctaccctcatatgttaaacaccgtactcactgttatagtcagttctacagttctacctcatatgttaaaacacctgtactcactgttatagtcagttctacagttctaccctcatatgttaaacacctgtactcactgtataGTCAGTTcttaccctcatatgttaaaaacactgtactcactgtcatagtcagttctacagttctacctcatatgttaaaacacctgtactcactgtcatcagttctacagttctaccctcatatgttaacacctgtactcactgtcatagtcagttctacagttctaccctcatatgttacatcacctgtactcactgtcatagtcagttctacagttctaccctcatatgtttacatcacctgtactcactgttcatagtcagttctacagttctaccctcatatgttacatCACTTACTCATTgtatagtcagttctacagttctaccctcatatgttacatacctgtactcactgtcatagtcagttctacagttctaccctcattACTGTTACtcacacctgtactcactgtcatagtcagttctacagttctaccctcatatgttacatcacctatactcactgtcatagtcagttctacagttctaccctcatatgttacatcacctatactcactgtcatagtcagttctaccctcatatgttacatcacctgtactcactgtcatagtcagttctactctcatatgttacatcacctgtactcactgtcatagtcagttctacagtatgaaatgatacagtacatacagcctATATAATTAATGAATCTCTCATGTACACTGAGTGGTGGGGGTCAGGCTGCAACACACACCAAAAAAGCTGTGAATATATTCCTGTACCacgttgtgtgtgtggctatgttCTTTATATCAGTAGTCAGTATTTCTATTCTCTTATATCTTATCATCTTTGTTATTTTAGAGACCCTTCATGTTGGATGTTCCAGCTCTGCTGCTGACCAGTCTGGAGGAGCTCACTGAAGAACAGCTGAAGACATTTCAGTCTCACCTGACTAGTGACCAGCTGCCTGGCTTTCCTCCCATCCCAGAGAGTCAGCTGGAGAACactgacagacaggagacagtggATCAGATGGTGAAGAGATATGGCCCTGAGAGAGCTGTGAGGAACACACTAATGATCCTGAGGTTGATGAATCGAGTAGACCTAGCAGTGAAGTTAGAGAGAGATCACACTAGAGGTAATATAACAACAATGTACATCATTCTATACATCACCATCACAGTTCAGTGTAGGTCTAACCAGAAAGAACATTCAACTGACTTCATAATAACATTCAGCAGCTCCTCTTTTATAATGTTTATTCATGATGTATCCAGGTGACCCCATTATGATTAAACAACAATCCAACATTCATTACATTCCATACATACAGTCACCAATACAGTAGTGAAGATTTCACAAACAGATGAGACTTTCTAATCATGACTGTATATCTCTTCCTGAGCTTCCTAATCTGGAAGATGAACCAGAATAATCTGGCAGAGAAGTTAGAGATCAGAGAAGTAGGATTGTAAACAAGAACCCTAACTGactctctgtcccccctcctgtcttctcctctatTTCCCCACTTTCTCAGGTATTCCCACTGCCTCATTCCAGTGCTTTCCCCCACCCAGGTCCTACGGCTCAATACAACCCTTTCTCTCCAgattctcttccttccttccctctggtTCGTCTAAGCAGTTGTTGTCATCAATATCTGGTAGCTCAGGACAGCTCAGCTCACAGGTAAGAGGAAGGTTAGAGAAGTGTAGGATCacttctaccctcatatgttaaacacctgtactcactgttatagtcagttctaccctcatatgttaaaacacctgtactcactgtcatagtcagttctacagttctaccctcaaatgttacatcacctgtactcactgtcatagtcagttctaccctcatatgtttaaacacctgtactcactgtcatagtcagttctacagttcacctcatatgttacatcacctgtactcactgtcatagtcagttctacagttctaccctcatatgttacatcaacctgtactcactgtcatagtcagttctacctcatatgttaaaacacctgtactcactgtcatagtcagttctacagttctacctcaTATGTTcatcacctgtactcactgtcattAGTCAGTTCTATCCTCATATGTTAAAACACttgtactcactgtcatagtcagttctacagttctaccctcatatgttaataCCTGTACTCAgtcatagtcagttctaccctcatatgttaaaacacctgtctcactgtcatagtcagttctacagttctaccctcatatgttacatcacactgtactcactgttatagtcagttcttaccctcatatgttaaacacctgtactcactgttagtcagttctacagttctaccctcatatgttaaacacctgtactcactgttatagtcagttctacagtccctcatatgttacatcacctgtactcactgtcatagtcagttctaccctcatatgttaaacacctgtactcactgtcatagtcagttctacagttctaccctcatatgttaaaacacctgtactcactgttatagtcagttctaaccctcatatgttacatcacctgtactcactgtataGTCAGTTTACagtctaccctcatatgttaaacacctgtactcactgtatagtcagttctacagttctacctcaTATGTTACATCactgtactcactgtcatagtgTTCACAGTTCTACCTCTCATATGTTAcatcacctgtactcactgtcatagtcagttctacctcatatgttaaacacctgtatcactgttatagtcagttctcttctctccatatgttacatcacctgtactcactgtaatAGTCAGTTCTACAGTATGAAATGATACAGTACACACTACAGCCTAGATAATTATGAATCTCTCATGTACACTGAGTGGGGGGTCAGGCTGCAACACACCAAAAAAGCTGTGAATATATCCTGTCCCGTTGTGTATGTGGCTATGTTCATTTCTTTAAATCAGTATTTCTATTCTCTTACATCATATCTTTGTTATTTTAGAGACTCCATGTTGGATGTTCTGCTACTGACCACTCTGGAGGAGCTCACTGAAGAACAGCTGAAGACATTTCAGTCTCACCTGACTAGTGGTGATGTTAGGCTTTCCTCCATCCCAGAGAGTCAGCTGGAGAAcctgacagacaggacacagtgGATCAGATGGTGAAGAGATACGAACATGAGGGAGCTGTGAGGAACACACTAATGATCTGAGTTGATGAATCGAGTAGACCTAGCAGAGAAGTTAGAGAGAGATCACAATGAGGTAACATACCAAATGTACATCAATCTATACATCACCATCACAGTTCAGTGTAGGTCTAACTAAAGAACATTCAACTGACTTCATAATAACATTCAGCAGACCCTCTTTTATTTATTGATTGTATCCAGGTGATCTCATTGAGATTAAACAGAAGCAATCATTCAttacatataatatataaaatCAACAGTACAATGGCTAAGTAGACTAGGTAAGATATTACAAGATAAAAACAGATTGCACTGTCTAATCATGTCACGCCTGCTCCggctccccctctctggccctCGAAGgcaccaggctccccagcattacgcactcctgccaccataaTTACGCACACTGCCTCCCCccatcacgcgcatcagcgattattggctcacctggactcaatcacgtgccatttcctcccctatatctgtctgttcccaagatctgttccccgcttcaggaataatgttttttttgtcgtTGCATACCGGGTTCTGAGGGTGTCTCTGTCCTGTTTGATGTctgttccttattaaatgttcaactccccGTACCTGTCTCTTCTCCAGCGTTGGTTCTTACAAATCATGGCTGTACACTCTTCTTGAGCTGCCTATATTCAAACCAATCAACAGAAGAGTCCGTTAGTAACAGTAACGTTTGTAGGGGACAAACTTATTGACAGTACATACAATACTGTTATGAGAAAAAGAAGCCTGGAGGCGAGGCTAAACAATGCATTAATATATCTGACATGtagaacatctctctctctctgttccagcttGCTGCTGAACTCTCTGGAGGACGGAACATAAACGAGCTGAAGACATTTCAAAACTACCTGACTAGTGCAAGCTGCTGGCTTTCCTCCCATCCCAAAGAGCCAGCTGAGGAACACTGACAGACAGGTCACAGTGGATCTGATGATGAAGAGTTACGGCCCTGAGAGAGCTGTGAAGATCACACTGAGGATCCTGAGGTGGATGAATGAGCATGATCTCACTGAGAAGTTACAGAGTGATCACACAGGTAAAACAACATGAATCTGTTCTTTAAAAGTTCAATTAGTTGTTTATAGTACATTGGTGAGGCATCTTTCCTTCACACAATGAGAAACCGCCGGCCCTGAGGAAGCTGTGGAGATCACACCGGAGATCCTGAAGAAGATGAACTGGGATGATCTgtcagagaagaaaaagagagaggtgaggaggagaggggatgttTGGGTCACAACAACAATACTGCTAAAAGACTGGAGACAGGCTGACGAACATTGACCAACAGAAAGAGAGTCACCAAATGAAATCCTCTTCTAGTTGGCTTTCATCTAGCAAGGGTTCAATTGGAGTGAGGAACAAGTCAGAGTACTGACAGGCTTAATGCCATGGAGAAAGTTAAACATCAGAGTTTATAAGTTTACCTAATGATGTAGAAGTTAAAACATCAGAGTTTATAAGGCTGACCTAATGCATGTAGAAGTTAAACATCAGAGTTTATAAGGCTTACCTAATGCCATGTAGAAGTTAAACATCAGAGTTTATAAGGTTTACCTAATGCCATGTAGAAGTTAAACATCACAGAGTTTATAAGGCTGACCTAATGCCATGAGAAGTTAAACATCAGAGTTTATAAGGTTTACCTAATGCATGTAGAAGTTAAACACAGAGTTTATAAGGTTTACCTAATGCCATGTAGAAGTTACATCAGAGAGTTTATAAGTGACCTAATGCATGTAGAGTTAAACATACAGAGTTTATAAGGTTTACCTAATGCCATGTAGAAGTTAACATCAGAGTTTATAAGGTTTACCTAATGCATGTAGAAGTTAAACATCAGAGAGTTTATAAGGTACCTAATGCATGTAGAAGTTAACATCACAGAGTTTATAAGTTTTACCTAATGCCATGTAGAAGTTAAACATCAGAGTTTATAAGGTTTACCTAATGCCATGTAGAAGTTAAACATCACAGAGTTTATAAGGTTTACCTAATGCCATGTAGAAGTTAAACATCACAGAGTTTATAAGGCTGACCTAATGCCATGGAGAAGTTAAACATCACAGAATGTAGAATAGTGTACTATTATAGTGTACTACTGACCCTCCTCTGGTAAGACCTTCGctgtaaagacagacagacagatcgacACCGACCGACCAGTTGAATATTTAATGAATAAGGCccgaaggggtgtggtatatggccaatataccatggctaagggctgttcttagacaCGATGCAATGCGGAGTAAACAGCCtgcatacagcccttagccgtggtatattggccatataccacagacATCAGAGgtgccttgttgctattataaactggttaccaatgtaattagaacagtaaacataAATGTGTTGtcataccacggctgtcagccaatcagcattcagggctcaaaccacccagtttataataacagatatttgttcagtgtatattgtttttacattttagtggTTTCCAGAGAACAATGATCAGGAGGACAATGGAACATACCGGTAACTTGGTCTTCTCTTACTTGTTTTTACAGTTATAGTTTTCATTTTATGAAAGGATAATAGATACATTTAAATGTAACTTATTTCACTTTAAGAATTTGAAGTCATATAGAACAGTTCATGCCATTTGTCATTATAAAAGAAGAACCCACACACTGCTCTTGCCAGAATCCCTTATTTAAGATCTAATTAAACAACGTGAAACTGGCAGGTATTTATTTTGCTTTTAAGATATCATTGAATTATTCCCACACACCTACAACAAGCAaactcagatgtgcgagtgctttTCCTATTTGAAATGCAATTTATGTCATACATTTGTCATACACTACAGGTTAGAGTGCCCCAGGGCAGGTCTGTTCCAGTGCAGTATAACAGGCCTGGTGtttaggatggagggagaggtgctCTATAGGACAGTCCACTGGGACATGAGGCTTCTAGCCCAGAATGGCAAGAGACCTGCAGGACCCCTGTTCAAGTTTACATGCCTTAAGGGGTCTGTCAGTCAACTACACCTCCCCCACTGT is from Salvelinus sp. IW2-2015 unplaced genomic scaffold, ASM291031v2 Un_scaffold2323, whole genome shotgun sequence and encodes:
- the LOC112073624 gene encoding uncharacterized protein isoform X2 encodes the protein MLTMSEEECCDLETVISSLEGNLEVLNVGKKTLDVPALLLTTLEEMNPNELKRFQFCLTNGRMLGFPPIPESQLENSDSQDTVDQMVKRHGPEGAVKKTMRILMWLKLDDLAEKLERDYIGALLLTSLEELTEEQLKTFQSHLTSDQLPGFPPIPESQLENTDRQETVDQMVKRYGPERAVRNTLMILRLMNRVDLAVKLERDHTRGIPTASFQCFPPPRSYGSIQPFLSRFSSFLPSGSSKQLLSSISGSSGQLSSQVRGRLEKCRITSTLIC